In one Solanum lycopersicum chromosome 11, SLM_r2.1 genomic region, the following are encoded:
- the DCL2d gene encoding endoribonuclease Dicer 2d isoform X3, which yields MESTDVAVFENQHLSADPLPFARSYQLEALEIALKQNTIVYLETGSGKTLIAIMLLRSYASLLRKPSPYIAVFLVPTVVLVTQQGDALMLHTDLKVGKYWGEKGVDYWNAATWQQLVDDHEVLVMTPAILHAALRHSFLQMGMIKVIIFDECHNARGKHPYASIMMEFYHRQLTRENAQLPRIFGMTASPIKSKGSSTADSYWQKIRDLENLMHSKVYTCSSESVLADYIPFSNPKLKIYEHVDIPSKLFQTLVHDLERLKEKHECLISQSNLSFMRDGSARRRLSKLHSNFLFCLSEMGAWLAFKSCEENDFLSSDDACVRDFCLGASTIFSAHLPSGPHWSIGKDIQANVDAGYLSSKVNCLLESLLEYRDRKDLRCIIFVERIITAIVLRSLLNELFLERSGWRTEVTTGRITTFKQNKIVEEFRKGLVNIIVATSILEEGLDVRSCNLVIRFDPSTTVCSFIQSRGRARMQNSDFILMVRKGDDATLTRMQNYKASVEIMRQESLRHASIPCSTLHDELYDECYKVESTGAVVTLSSSVSLLDFYCSRLPSDGYFKPDPTYVINEETETCTLQLPKSSPLQGIISVQGKRKILKQLACLEACKQLHRVGALTDNLVPDIVEEETINKELECKIKIVEQSLYYPSEFVSHCGNESEAVYYCYLVELPHDSYNDSQLHGIILAVRTKLKFDDEILAFDLDVDRRGRLKVQLNYRKVVIFTSEEIRRCQRFQVSVFRILRDPDLSKLQEVLAAVQSPIGSAVSDYLLLPSVGTPPEINWQYVNSLLFPSQVLGDKHMDWCSTQGRRCSVNTISEVVCSCMLENSLVCTPHNGRIYCINGFLENLDCNSLMGVRSEESITYREHYRKRYGINICSEEVPLLRGKHISKEAKDSSVALPPELCSLIMSPLFISTLNTYSYVPSIMHRIESLIMASNLKKMHLDHCTQNVVIPTAKILEAMTTKNCLEKFHLESLETLGDSFLKYAASIKLFKTYENDHQGLLTVKRKQIISNATLCRLGCARKMPGFIRNKPFVLKAWIIPGDNSQVHNFDEELLTSSVKMYSRGKQKIKSKIMADVVEALIGAYLSSGGEVAALSFMKWLGVDINFVDAPTSRHLPVNAEKLVNVRYLESLLHYKFNDPSLLVEALSHGSCMLPDIPRCYKRLEFLGDAVLDYVVTTHLYFKYPGLTPGLITDLRSASVNNECYALSAVKAGLHDHILYDLQVLQRHISSTVEDFKKLNLVSTFGWEAETTYPKVLADVIESLAGAIFVDSGFNQDTTFLCIRPLLEPLITPQTLKVHPARELRELCHQKGYIKQKNVVFRENGIVYVTVEVEANGVIHKDSNSGRNQKMAEKVASKYLLKSLKEYPYNP from the exons ATGGAGTCAACAGATGTAGCAGTCTTTGAAAACCAACACCTCTCTGCTGACCCTTTGCCTTTTGCAAGAAG TTATCAGTTGGAAGCCCTTGAGATTGCATTAAAGCAGAACACAATTGTTTACTTGGAGACTGGTTCTGGAAAGACCTTGATTGCTATCATGCTTCTTAGAAGCTATGCTTCCCTTCTTCGTAAACCGTCGCCTTACATAGCTGTTTTCTTGGTTCCGACTGTTGTTCTAGTGACTCAG CAAGGAGATGCTCTGATGTTGCATACCGACTTAAAAGTGGGCAAATATTGGGGAGAAAAGGGTGTTGATTACTGGAATGCTGCTACATGGCAACAACTAGTGGACGATCATGAG GTACTTGTTATGACACCAGCAATATTACATGCTGCTTTGAGGCACAGTTTTTTACAAATGGGCATGATAAAAGTTATAATATTTGACGAGTGTCACAATGCACGAGGCAAGCACCCCTATGCCAGTATAATGATG GAATTTTATCATCGCCAGTTGACTCGTGAGAATGCACAACTTCCAAGAATATTTGGGATGACTGCTTCCCCTATAAAGTCTAAAG GTTCTAGCACGGCAGATAGTTATTGGCAAAAGATTCGTGACCTCGAGAATCTCATGCATTCCAAG GTATACACGTGTAGCAGTGAATCTGTTCTGGCGGATTATATCCCATTTTCAAATCCGAAGCTgaaaatatatgaacatgtggaTATTCCTTCCAAATTGTTTCAGACATTAGTTCATGACCTGGAAAGGTTGAAAGAAAAG CATGAATGTTTGATTTCACAGTCAAATCTGTCTTTTATGAGAGATGGATCTGCAAGAAGACGTTTATCAAAACTTCATTCgaatttcttattttgtttgagTGAGATGGGTGCTTGGCTGGCTTTCAAG TCCTGTGAAGAAAATGATTTCCTTTCATCGGACGATGCATGTGTTAGAGATTTCTGTTTGGGTGCATCTACGATTTTCTCGGCTCACTTACCTTCTG GACCACATTGGTCAATTGGAAAGGATATTCAGGCAAATGTGGATGCTGGATATTTGTCATCCAAAGTTAATTGTCTTCTAGAGTCTCTTCTCGAGTACAG GGACCGGAAGGATTTGAGATGCATCATATTTGTTGAGAGAATTATTACAGCCATTGTTCTTCGGTCTCTATTGAATGAGTTGTTTCTGGAACGAAGTGGTTGGAGAACTGAGGTCACAACAGGGCGTATTACTAcgttcaaacaaaataaaattgttgaagAATTTCGAAAGGGGTTG GTGAACATTATTGTAGCGACATCGATTCTTGAAGAGGGCTTGGATGTTCGAAGTTGCAACCTTGTCATTAGATTTGATCCCTCAACTACTGTTTGTAGCTTTATACAATCACGTGGAAGAGCTCGAATGCAAAACTCCGACTTCATTCTGATGGTCAGGAA AGGAGATGATGCAACCCTTACTCGCATGCAAAACTATAAAGCTAGTGTGGAGATAATGCGGCAAGAATCATTACGCCATGCTTCTATTCCGTGTTCAACTCTACATGATGAATTGTATGATGAATGCTACAAAGTTGAAAGCACAGGAGCAGTTGTCACCCTCAGTTCTAGCGTGTCATTGTTAGACTTCTATTGCTCAAGGCTACCGTCGGATGG gtACTTTAAACCCGATCCTACATATGTGATTAATGAGGAAACAGAAACCTGCACGCTACAACTTCCCAAAAGCTCGCCACTGCAAGGAATTATTAGCGTACAGGGgaagagaaaaatattgaagCAACTTGCATGCCTTGAAGCTTGTAAACAACTTCATCGTGTGGGTGCCTTGACTGACAATCTTGTTCCTGATATCGTGGAGGAAGAAACCATCAACAAAGAATTGG aatgtaaaataaaaattgttgaaCAATCATTATACTATCCATCAGAATTTGTTAGTCATTGCGGGAATGAGTCAGAAGCAGTGTACTACTGCTACCTAGTTGAGTTGCCACATGACTCTTACAACGATTCCCAGCTTCATGGGATTATACTTGCTGTTAGGACAAAGCTcaagtttgatgatgaaatattgGCATTTGACTTGGATGTTGATAGGAGGGGACGCTTGAAAGTTCAACTTAATTATAGGAAAGTTGTTATATTTACTTCTGAAGAG ATTCGACGGTGTCAAAGATTTCAAGTGAGTGTCTTCAGAATTCTTCGTGACCCCGATCTAAGTAAACTGCAGGAAGTTTTGGCTGCTGTTCAATCACCTATTGGTTCTGCAGTATCCGATTATCTGTTGCTCCCATCTGTGGGTACACCCCCCGAAATAAATTGGCAATATGTGAATTCTTTGCTGTTTCCGTCTCAAGTTCTTGGGGATAAGCATATGGATTGGTGTTCTACTCAAGGTCGCAGATGCAGTGTGAACACCATAAGTGAGGTGGTATGTAGCTGCATGTTGGAGAACTCATTGGTATGTACACCTCATAATGGACGTATATACTGCATAAACGGTTTTTTGGAGAATTTGGATTGCAACTCATTAATGGGTGTGAGAAGTGAAGAATCTATTACCTACAGAGAACACTACAGAAAGCG GTATGGGATCAACATATGCTCTGAAGAAGTACCACTTCTTAGGGGAAAACATATTTCTAAGGAAGCTAAAG ATTCATCTGTTGCATTGCCTCCTGAACTTTGTTCCCTCATCATGTCACCTCTCTTTATATCTACCCTTAATACCTATTCATATGTTCCTTCGATTATGCATCGGATTGAGTCCTTGATTATGGCCtcaaacttgaaaaaaatgcaTTTGGATCACTGCACACAAAATGTTGTTATTCCAACTGCTAAG aTTTTGGAAGCAATGACAACGAAGAATTGTCTCGAGAAGTTTCATTTGGAATCACTTGAGACACTTGGAGACTCCTTTCTCAAATATGCTGCCAGTATAAAGCTGTTCAAGACTTATGAAAATGATCATCAAGGTCTTCTCACCGTTAAGAGAAAACAAATCATTTCCAACGCTACACTATGCAGGCTTGGATGTGCTCGTAAAATGCCG GGATTTATCCGTAATAAACCATTCGTTCTTAAAGCATGGATTATTCCTGGTGATAATTCTCAAGTTCACAACTTCGACGAAGAGCTACTAACGTCCTCAGTTAAAATGTATAGTAGGGGAAAACAGAAGATTAAAAGTAAGATAATGGCTGATGTGGTCGAGGCACTAATAGGTGCCTACCTCAGCTCGGGTGGGGAAGTAGCGGCTTTGTCATTTATGAAATGGCTTGGAGTGGACATCAATTTTGTTGATGCACCTACGTCAAGGCACTTACCCGTGAATGCAGAGAAGCTAGTTAACGTCAGATACTTGGAATCCCTGCTACATTACAAGTTCAATGATCCTTCTCTGCTTGTTGAAGCGCTAAGTCATGGATCTTGCATGCTACCTGACATTCCACGATGCTATAAG CGCTTGGAATTTCTCGGAGATGCAGTGCTAGATTACGTTGTTACAACACATCTCTATTTCAAATATCCGGGACTAACTCCAGGACTTATTACTGATTTGAGGTCTGCCTCTGTAAACAATGAATGTTATGCTCTATCTGCAGTTAAGGCTGGCCTGCACGATCACATTCTTTATGACCTGCAAGTTCTGCAAAGGCATATATCTAGTACTGTCGAGGATTTCAAGAAATTGAACCTTGTGTCCACATTCGGATGGGAGGCTGAAACTACTTACCCGAAG GTGCTTGCAGATGTTATCGAGTCCCTTGCTGGTGCGATATTTGTTGATTCTGGTTTCAACCAAGACACTACATTTCTGTGCATACGACCTCTTTTGGAACCGTTGATTACACCTCAGACGCTAAAAGTCCATCCAGCAAGAGAGTTACGCGAACTATGTCACCAGAAAGGTTATATAAAGCAGAAGAATGTCGTCTTTCGTGAGAATGGTATAGTATATGTTACAGTAGAGGTTGAAGCAAATGGTGTTATTCACAAGGACTCGAACTCGGGACGAAACCAAAAAATGGCTGAGAAGGTGGCTAGCAAATATTTGCTCAAGTCTCTCAAAGAATATCCATACAATCCATAG
- the DCL2d gene encoding endoribonuclease Dicer 2d isoform X2, whose product MESTDVAVFENQHLSADPLPFARSYQLEALEIALKQNTIVYLETGSGKTLIAIMLLRSYASLLRKPSPYIAVFLVPTVVLVTQQGDALMLHTDLKVGKYWGEKGVDYWNAATWQQLVDDHEVLVMTPAILHAALRHSFLQMGMIKVIIFDECHNARGKHPYASIMMEFYHRQLTRENAQLPRIFGMTASPIKSKGSSTADSYWQKIRDLENLMHSKVYTCSSESVLADYIPFSNPKLKIYEHVDIPSKLFQTLVHDLERLKEKHECLISQSNLSFMRDGSARRRLSKLHSNFLFCLSEMGAWLAFKSCEENDFLSSDDACVRDFCLGASTIFSAHLPSGPHWSIGKDIQANVDAGYLSSKVNCLLESLLEYRDRKDLRCIIFVERIITAIVLRSLLNELFLERSGWRTEVTTGRITTFKQNKIVEEFRKGLVNIIVATSILEEGLDVRSCNLVIRFDPSTTVCSFIQSRGRARMQNSDFILMVRKGDDATLTRMQNYKASVEIMRQESLRHASIPCSTLHDELYDECYKVESTGAVVTLSSSVSLLDFYCSRLPSDGYFKPDPTYVINEETETCTLQLPKSSPLQGIISVQGKRKILKQLACLEACKQLHRVGALTDNLVPDIVEEETINKELECKIKIVEQSLYYPSEFVSHCGNESEAVYYCYLVELPHDSYNDSQLHGIILAVRTKLKFDDEILAFDLDVDRRGRLKVQLNYRKVVIFTSEEVRWFLSSFYSLPVKMVWGRLKVQLNYRKVVIFTSEEIRRCQRFQVSVFRILRDPDLSKLQEVLAAVQSPIGSAVSDYLLLPSVGTPPEINWQYVNSLLFPSQVLGDKHMDWCSTQGRRCSVNTISEVVCSCMLENSLVCTPHNGRIYCINGFLENLDCNSLMGVRSEESITYREHYRKRYGINICSEEVPLLRGKHISKEAKDSSVALPPELCSLIMSPLFISTLNTYSYVPSIMHRIESLIMASNLKKMHLDHCTQNVVIPTAKILEAMTTKNCLEKFHLESLETLGDSFLKYAASIKLFKTYENDHQGLLTVKRKQIISNATLCRLGCARKMPGFIRNKPFVLKAWIIPGDNSQVHNFDEELLTSSVKMYSRGKQKIKSKIMADVVEALIGAYLSSGGEVAALSFMKWLGVDINFVDAPTSRHLPVNAEKLVNVRYLESLLHYKFNDPSLLVEALSHGSCMLPDIPRCYKRLEFLGDAVLDYVVTTHLYFKYPGLTPGLITDLRSASVNNECYALSAVKAGLHDHILYDLQVLQRHISSTVEDFKKLNLVSTFGWEAETTYPKVLADVIESLAGAIFVDSGFNQDTTFLCIRPLLEPLITPQTLKVHPARELRELCHQKGYIKQKNVVFRENGIVYVTVEVEANGVIHKDSNSGRNQKMAEKVASKYLLKSLKEYPYNP is encoded by the exons ATGGAGTCAACAGATGTAGCAGTCTTTGAAAACCAACACCTCTCTGCTGACCCTTTGCCTTTTGCAAGAAG TTATCAGTTGGAAGCCCTTGAGATTGCATTAAAGCAGAACACAATTGTTTACTTGGAGACTGGTTCTGGAAAGACCTTGATTGCTATCATGCTTCTTAGAAGCTATGCTTCCCTTCTTCGTAAACCGTCGCCTTACATAGCTGTTTTCTTGGTTCCGACTGTTGTTCTAGTGACTCAG CAAGGAGATGCTCTGATGTTGCATACCGACTTAAAAGTGGGCAAATATTGGGGAGAAAAGGGTGTTGATTACTGGAATGCTGCTACATGGCAACAACTAGTGGACGATCATGAG GTACTTGTTATGACACCAGCAATATTACATGCTGCTTTGAGGCACAGTTTTTTACAAATGGGCATGATAAAAGTTATAATATTTGACGAGTGTCACAATGCACGAGGCAAGCACCCCTATGCCAGTATAATGATG GAATTTTATCATCGCCAGTTGACTCGTGAGAATGCACAACTTCCAAGAATATTTGGGATGACTGCTTCCCCTATAAAGTCTAAAG GTTCTAGCACGGCAGATAGTTATTGGCAAAAGATTCGTGACCTCGAGAATCTCATGCATTCCAAG GTATACACGTGTAGCAGTGAATCTGTTCTGGCGGATTATATCCCATTTTCAAATCCGAAGCTgaaaatatatgaacatgtggaTATTCCTTCCAAATTGTTTCAGACATTAGTTCATGACCTGGAAAGGTTGAAAGAAAAG CATGAATGTTTGATTTCACAGTCAAATCTGTCTTTTATGAGAGATGGATCTGCAAGAAGACGTTTATCAAAACTTCATTCgaatttcttattttgtttgagTGAGATGGGTGCTTGGCTGGCTTTCAAG TCCTGTGAAGAAAATGATTTCCTTTCATCGGACGATGCATGTGTTAGAGATTTCTGTTTGGGTGCATCTACGATTTTCTCGGCTCACTTACCTTCTG GACCACATTGGTCAATTGGAAAGGATATTCAGGCAAATGTGGATGCTGGATATTTGTCATCCAAAGTTAATTGTCTTCTAGAGTCTCTTCTCGAGTACAG GGACCGGAAGGATTTGAGATGCATCATATTTGTTGAGAGAATTATTACAGCCATTGTTCTTCGGTCTCTATTGAATGAGTTGTTTCTGGAACGAAGTGGTTGGAGAACTGAGGTCACAACAGGGCGTATTACTAcgttcaaacaaaataaaattgttgaagAATTTCGAAAGGGGTTG GTGAACATTATTGTAGCGACATCGATTCTTGAAGAGGGCTTGGATGTTCGAAGTTGCAACCTTGTCATTAGATTTGATCCCTCAACTACTGTTTGTAGCTTTATACAATCACGTGGAAGAGCTCGAATGCAAAACTCCGACTTCATTCTGATGGTCAGGAA AGGAGATGATGCAACCCTTACTCGCATGCAAAACTATAAAGCTAGTGTGGAGATAATGCGGCAAGAATCATTACGCCATGCTTCTATTCCGTGTTCAACTCTACATGATGAATTGTATGATGAATGCTACAAAGTTGAAAGCACAGGAGCAGTTGTCACCCTCAGTTCTAGCGTGTCATTGTTAGACTTCTATTGCTCAAGGCTACCGTCGGATGG gtACTTTAAACCCGATCCTACATATGTGATTAATGAGGAAACAGAAACCTGCACGCTACAACTTCCCAAAAGCTCGCCACTGCAAGGAATTATTAGCGTACAGGGgaagagaaaaatattgaagCAACTTGCATGCCTTGAAGCTTGTAAACAACTTCATCGTGTGGGTGCCTTGACTGACAATCTTGTTCCTGATATCGTGGAGGAAGAAACCATCAACAAAGAATTGG aatgtaaaataaaaattgttgaaCAATCATTATACTATCCATCAGAATTTGTTAGTCATTGCGGGAATGAGTCAGAAGCAGTGTACTACTGCTACCTAGTTGAGTTGCCACATGACTCTTACAACGATTCCCAGCTTCATGGGATTATACTTGCTGTTAGGACAAAGCTcaagtttgatgatgaaatattgGCATTTGACTTGGATGTTGATAGGAGGGGACGCTTGAAAGTTCAACTTAATTATAGGAAAGTTGTTATATTTACTTCTGAAGAGGTGAGATggtttttatcatctttttacTCGTTACCTGTAAAAATGGTATGGGGACGCTTGAAAGTTCAACTTAATTATAGGAAAGTTGTTATATTTACTTCTGAAGAG ATTCGACGGTGTCAAAGATTTCAAGTGAGTGTCTTCAGAATTCTTCGTGACCCCGATCTAAGTAAACTGCAGGAAGTTTTGGCTGCTGTTCAATCACCTATTGGTTCTGCAGTATCCGATTATCTGTTGCTCCCATCTGTGGGTACACCCCCCGAAATAAATTGGCAATATGTGAATTCTTTGCTGTTTCCGTCTCAAGTTCTTGGGGATAAGCATATGGATTGGTGTTCTACTCAAGGTCGCAGATGCAGTGTGAACACCATAAGTGAGGTGGTATGTAGCTGCATGTTGGAGAACTCATTGGTATGTACACCTCATAATGGACGTATATACTGCATAAACGGTTTTTTGGAGAATTTGGATTGCAACTCATTAATGGGTGTGAGAAGTGAAGAATCTATTACCTACAGAGAACACTACAGAAAGCG GTATGGGATCAACATATGCTCTGAAGAAGTACCACTTCTTAGGGGAAAACATATTTCTAAGGAAGCTAAAG ATTCATCTGTTGCATTGCCTCCTGAACTTTGTTCCCTCATCATGTCACCTCTCTTTATATCTACCCTTAATACCTATTCATATGTTCCTTCGATTATGCATCGGATTGAGTCCTTGATTATGGCCtcaaacttgaaaaaaatgcaTTTGGATCACTGCACACAAAATGTTGTTATTCCAACTGCTAAG aTTTTGGAAGCAATGACAACGAAGAATTGTCTCGAGAAGTTTCATTTGGAATCACTTGAGACACTTGGAGACTCCTTTCTCAAATATGCTGCCAGTATAAAGCTGTTCAAGACTTATGAAAATGATCATCAAGGTCTTCTCACCGTTAAGAGAAAACAAATCATTTCCAACGCTACACTATGCAGGCTTGGATGTGCTCGTAAAATGCCG GGATTTATCCGTAATAAACCATTCGTTCTTAAAGCATGGATTATTCCTGGTGATAATTCTCAAGTTCACAACTTCGACGAAGAGCTACTAACGTCCTCAGTTAAAATGTATAGTAGGGGAAAACAGAAGATTAAAAGTAAGATAATGGCTGATGTGGTCGAGGCACTAATAGGTGCCTACCTCAGCTCGGGTGGGGAAGTAGCGGCTTTGTCATTTATGAAATGGCTTGGAGTGGACATCAATTTTGTTGATGCACCTACGTCAAGGCACTTACCCGTGAATGCAGAGAAGCTAGTTAACGTCAGATACTTGGAATCCCTGCTACATTACAAGTTCAATGATCCTTCTCTGCTTGTTGAAGCGCTAAGTCATGGATCTTGCATGCTACCTGACATTCCACGATGCTATAAG CGCTTGGAATTTCTCGGAGATGCAGTGCTAGATTACGTTGTTACAACACATCTCTATTTCAAATATCCGGGACTAACTCCAGGACTTATTACTGATTTGAGGTCTGCCTCTGTAAACAATGAATGTTATGCTCTATCTGCAGTTAAGGCTGGCCTGCACGATCACATTCTTTATGACCTGCAAGTTCTGCAAAGGCATATATCTAGTACTGTCGAGGATTTCAAGAAATTGAACCTTGTGTCCACATTCGGATGGGAGGCTGAAACTACTTACCCGAAG GTGCTTGCAGATGTTATCGAGTCCCTTGCTGGTGCGATATTTGTTGATTCTGGTTTCAACCAAGACACTACATTTCTGTGCATACGACCTCTTTTGGAACCGTTGATTACACCTCAGACGCTAAAAGTCCATCCAGCAAGAGAGTTACGCGAACTATGTCACCAGAAAGGTTATATAAAGCAGAAGAATGTCGTCTTTCGTGAGAATGGTATAGTATATGTTACAGTAGAGGTTGAAGCAAATGGTGTTATTCACAAGGACTCGAACTCGGGACGAAACCAAAAAATGGCTGAGAAGGTGGCTAGCAAATATTTGCTCAAGTCTCTCAAAGAATATCCATACAATCCATAG